From the Saccharobesus litoralis genome, one window contains:
- a CDS encoding cellulase family glycosylhydrolase translates to MNKLAKAITATLALGMSASSFAGFYVNSGDIYDGNGNKFVMRGVNHAHAWFTDKLDTSLSGIAATGANTVRVVLSNGHRWTKNSASDVANIIQKAKDHNLVAVLEVHDTTGYGEDGAAATLSSAVDYWISIKNQLVGQEDYVIINIGNEPFGNNQAASSWINDHKTAITRLRNNGFTHTLMVDAPNWGQDWQNVMRDNASQVFNHDPDKNIVFSVHMYEVYDSYNKVNNYMSTFANNGLPLVVGEFAATHKQFDVDEASIMERAEYYDMGYLGWSWDGNDASYGEIDIVNNWNANSLTTWGNTLLNSSNGITNTSVLSTIYTGGSGNYPNCSSAAADPDGDGWGWENGQSCIVVNTHAPNGFPYCSSSSVDPDGDGWGWENNGSCVVQGSAADY, encoded by the coding sequence ATGAATAAATTAGCAAAAGCAATAACGGCAACTTTAGCCTTAGGTATGTCAGCTTCAAGTTTCGCTGGTTTCTATGTAAATAGTGGCGATATCTACGATGGTAATGGCAACAAGTTTGTTATGCGTGGTGTTAACCATGCTCACGCTTGGTTTACCGACAAGCTTGATACTTCGCTTTCGGGTATAGCTGCAACAGGCGCAAATACGGTGCGTGTTGTGCTAAGTAATGGTCATCGTTGGACAAAAAATAGTGCTAGCGATGTTGCCAATATTATTCAAAAAGCTAAAGACCATAACTTAGTGGCCGTGTTAGAAGTACATGACACCACGGGTTATGGTGAAGATGGTGCAGCAGCGACATTATCATCGGCGGTAGACTATTGGATCAGTATTAAAAATCAACTTGTCGGTCAGGAAGACTACGTGATCATTAATATAGGCAATGAGCCATTTGGTAACAATCAGGCGGCAAGTAGCTGGATTAACGATCATAAAACGGCGATCACACGTCTGCGTAACAATGGTTTTACCCACACGCTAATGGTTGATGCGCCTAACTGGGGACAAGATTGGCAAAACGTGATGCGCGATAATGCATCTCAAGTATTCAATCATGATCCAGACAAAAACATCGTATTTAGCGTGCATATGTATGAAGTTTACGACAGCTACAACAAGGTTAATAACTATATGTCGACGTTTGCCAATAATGGCCTACCACTTGTGGTAGGTGAGTTTGCAGCGACACATAAACAATTTGATGTTGATGAAGCGTCAATCATGGAACGTGCTGAATATTATGATATGGGTTATCTAGGTTGGTCTTGGGATGGCAATGACGCCAGTTATGGTGAAATTGATATCGTTAATAATTGGAATGCTAATTCGTTAACCACCTGGGGCAATACCTTACTAAACAGCAGCAATGGTATAACTAACACCTCAGTATTATCGACTATCTATACCGGTGGCTCAGGCAATTATCCAAATTGTAGTTCAGCTGCGGCTGATCCTGATGGAGATGGTTGGGGTTGGGAAAACGGCCAAAGCTGTATTGTTGTTAATACCCATGCGCCGAATGGTTTCCCTTACTGCAGCTCATCATCGGTTGATCCCGACGGTGACGGCTGGGGTTGGGAAAACAATGGTTCTTGCGTAGTACAAGGTTCTGCCGCGGATTACTAA
- a CDS encoding hexokinase family protein translates to MRTASLLYSNEQLIDISRDFYRALQLGLQDDKQPIRCLPTYINPDFGRYQGQVYVLDLGGSNLRAARVELTEDGAILASEVKEFVMPWLRGEIFSKADYLHCLARAIDAVRINNSLPLAFCFSFPCTSLTSGDAVLNKWTKGLFVPDTEGQSVTQDLLALLDSEYQLAISGVQIVNDTVASLLAGLSGNSDNVDVSFGGYLGLIAGTGFNIATMMQVGEVAKLENASLAKQQPIPINLECGNHKPLMLADCDNVLDAASELPGQQQLEKACASMYLARLFNILSDDVKVDASEGAKAFSAVVKNHGIDSTPGQIATQLYERSAQLTACSLVANLLLLSDSRQIDSIKVVAEGGLFWSQLTPQHTYEHLTQNYIKQLVSELGLDTEFVIKRVEHANLLGSAMALNLAS, encoded by the coding sequence ATGCGAACTGCATCCTTACTTTATTCAAATGAACAATTGATTGATATAAGTCGCGATTTTTATCGAGCGTTACAACTTGGATTGCAAGATGATAAGCAACCTATTCGTTGCTTGCCGACTTATATCAACCCAGATTTTGGCCGTTATCAAGGCCAAGTTTATGTATTGGATCTGGGAGGTTCAAACTTGCGTGCTGCGCGTGTCGAATTAACCGAAGATGGCGCGATTTTAGCGAGTGAAGTTAAAGAATTTGTTATGCCTTGGCTGCGTGGAGAAATATTTTCCAAAGCCGATTATTTACATTGCTTGGCTCGTGCTATTGATGCTGTGCGTATTAATAATAGTTTGCCATTGGCGTTTTGTTTTTCGTTTCCTTGTACCAGCCTGACAAGTGGTGATGCGGTACTTAATAAATGGACGAAAGGATTGTTTGTTCCAGATACCGAGGGGCAAAGCGTTACCCAAGATCTATTAGCGTTGTTAGACTCTGAGTATCAGTTAGCGATTAGTGGGGTGCAAATCGTAAATGATACCGTCGCTAGTTTATTAGCTGGACTTAGTGGCAATTCCGACAACGTTGACGTCAGTTTTGGAGGCTATTTAGGCTTGATTGCCGGTACTGGTTTTAATATTGCGACTATGATGCAAGTGGGGGAGGTTGCTAAACTTGAAAATGCCTCGCTTGCTAAGCAACAACCCATTCCGATTAATTTAGAATGTGGTAACCATAAGCCTCTGATGTTGGCTGATTGCGATAATGTATTAGACGCAGCATCAGAGCTACCTGGGCAACAGCAGCTAGAAAAAGCCTGTGCCAGCATGTATTTAGCGCGGTTATTTAATATATTATCCGACGATGTAAAAGTAGACGCGAGTGAGGGTGCTAAGGCATTTTCTGCTGTAGTAAAAAACCATGGTATTGATTCTACTCCTGGGCAAATAGCTACTCAGCTTTACGAACGCTCGGCGCAATTAACTGCCTGCAGTTTAGTAGCTAACTTGCTGCTATTAAGTGATAGTCGTCAGATTGATAGTATAAAAGTAGTGGCCGAAGGCGGCTTGTTTTGGAGTCAGTTAACTCCTCAACATACCTATGAGCACTTAACCCAAAACTACATAAAACAGCTGGTATCTGAGCTAGGACTAGATACTGAATTCGTTATCAAAAGAGTAGAGCACGCTAACCTATTGGGCTCGGCAATGGCTTTGAATTTGGCTAGTTAA
- a CDS encoding sugar porter family MFS transporter, with the protein MKNLVFWSVTVAMAGFLFGFDTAVISGADKPIQTLWNTSPLVHGALIMSSALWGTVLGALTGSIPCDRFGRRTTLILVGVLYLVSALGSALATDPYTFSLFRFLGGIGVGMSTIVVPAYITEIAPNQHRGKLVALYQFQLVFGILIAFLSNYLLSGVISHDWRLMLGVEAIPAAAFLLLVLKVPESPRWLYLFKNKTDQAKQVLNRLYTEPQEVEAVLQEYKAGLSQTKAKLFSKPFAFSALLVFLLAFFNQVSGINFVIYFAPRIFELAGLDTSAALLSSTGIGLTNLLFTMLGVYLIDKLGRKPLMLIGSIGYISSLAVIAYAFSHDLGGITIAMFVFAFIASHAVGQGAVIWVFIAEIFPSSLRTKGQALGCGTHWVFAAIITLVMPWCLTQFSASGIFTFFAAMMILQLLFVLFLMPETKGRSLEVVSDKVDDVEERGKVEAAVG; encoded by the coding sequence ATGAAAAATTTAGTGTTTTGGTCAGTTACGGTCGCAATGGCCGGCTTTTTGTTCGGCTTTGATACTGCAGTGATTTCTGGTGCAGACAAGCCAATTCAAACTTTATGGAATACTTCACCTCTAGTTCATGGAGCCTTGATAATGTCCTCCGCGCTATGGGGGACAGTATTAGGTGCACTAACTGGCAGTATTCCATGCGATAGATTCGGACGTAGAACAACCCTAATCTTAGTTGGTGTTTTATATCTAGTTTCAGCCTTGGGTTCAGCGTTAGCGACCGATCCTTATACCTTTAGTCTTTTTAGGTTTTTAGGCGGTATTGGTGTTGGTATGTCCACCATAGTGGTGCCTGCTTATATAACAGAGATTGCACCTAATCAGCATAGAGGCAAACTAGTTGCTTTGTACCAGTTTCAATTAGTATTCGGTATTTTGATCGCGTTTTTATCTAACTATTTATTATCAGGTGTGATCAGCCACGATTGGCGTTTAATGCTTGGGGTTGAGGCTATTCCGGCGGCAGCCTTCTTATTGTTAGTGCTAAAAGTTCCAGAAAGTCCGCGCTGGTTATATTTGTTTAAGAATAAAACCGACCAAGCTAAACAAGTCTTAAATCGTTTGTACACTGAACCGCAGGAAGTAGAAGCCGTTCTGCAAGAATATAAAGCAGGTTTAAGCCAAACAAAAGCTAAGTTGTTTAGCAAACCATTCGCTTTTTCCGCTTTACTTGTTTTCTTACTGGCGTTTTTTAATCAAGTCTCAGGTATTAACTTTGTAATCTATTTTGCCCCACGCATTTTCGAGTTGGCTGGCTTAGATACGTCTGCGGCTTTATTGTCTTCAACTGGAATTGGATTGACTAACTTACTATTTACTATGTTGGGTGTTTATTTAATCGATAAATTAGGGCGTAAGCCTTTAATGCTAATAGGTTCGATTGGCTATATTTCTTCATTAGCGGTTATTGCCTATGCCTTTAGTCATGATCTTGGTGGCATCACAATCGCTATGTTTGTGTTTGCCTTTATTGCTTCGCATGCGGTCGGGCAAGGCGCTGTGATTTGGGTATTTATTGCTGAAATTTTTCCAAGTTCATTGCGTACCAAAGGTCAAGCATTGGGCTGCGGAACACACTGGGTATTTGCTGCGATTATTACCCTGGTTATGCCTTGGTGTTTAACTCAATTTTCCGCTAGTGGCATATTTACCTTCTTTGCCGCTATGATGATATTACAGTTATTGTTTGTGTTGTTTTTAATGCCAGAAACAAAAGGCCGCTCGTTAGAGGTTGTGTCTGACAAAGTGGATGATGTGGAAGAGCGTGGGAAAGTCGAGGCTGCTGTTGGTTAA
- a CDS encoding CBM35 domain-containing protein, producing MFKTKLSTLTTSVVALALLGTTHAKAGEVYPTSVQYDLNTQQDIQVDLIPDPGTGFWYLKDVNSYSNYQGVLTINSDFLQTLSAGEHDFEVYFSDGSYDVLTVAVSDGSNNSGGNGNTGNDTGDTGSGQDSGSDSGNSGSDNTGTDASNTSLVLTIDQANLSDGANLASDHINLNKGLAQWSYNAPTSGQYQIDVIYQSPYGSKVNNFYVNDNVQSVTTAQTSSDASYRFTLELAAGNNTIGVDARNQWGYIWLRGVNIIAPADSDSSTGDNGTGDNGTGGDNSNYPGSYVTDSTKDNFADFADTIPSVASNQYIVQTDQTQVFGDYGDLYDGALFDKGLGQDVGIAWAGWNPYHYEANKATKMAVIDEYNIKRVSFIPTYFISTYAEGIRCHDDNNTLSAAKQASLIKELIDKGVRVNYRPHIDPIQFSWLGANGNENPGSLNWRGLFDQLDPMADDYKCVIDKGLAIIEDVLNQVNLPLAEPIRYDIGAELMESTKNYPARWVELLAYVRAQVAANPTLANNVFFSHNFSHHIQYLMELENHPEYFSRIVSGSSFQQYQHLLFLDDMTDQQRADIANYIKALDTVTVSQYMPMDILNPVTDNNSTSIPTTPSDVKDALQIHEQNFLQKVLMGKLGIAKDDLPPFHLGEYGMGVKGLVTPNVWDRDEVTAAELVSYEAHQKHAEVAIKGLLEYMQDPNTVAKSLMIWVSGAPYDVIGFYNGDGVGLDVGDAEHGYPGQSPFNVEAAAALKDYWTANSNNPQDPIDPIDPIDPTDPTDPTDPVDPNDPVIPPLSTTTLTIADAVDSSVTVQPVTIEADYIQIENSQVGSSAGWDFTVETAGQYRITLNVENVNGDNRVNQAFLNGTVKDFTVSSTAQIVFDAELEAGSHSTGIRVANTSTHWGYVQLKSATVEHLGSLSISSPTSGAQLPSGQDIVVHFDKLGNGDITYSINSGAQQTYSGASPLVIPVTNEGFYRISLGLQGTSTTQSIGVTVGELTTGSFVTTNGTQFMLDGKPWYFNGTNQYYLMYKPEPMAQDFFNRAEAVGLNAVRTWMFCNDEKTHDGVCINLQSGNSFVLSKAPSERTAAEQAFIDRSFELFDNYVALAAEKNIRLVLSLADEWDYFGRITDYGPYTDMTGRAQFKAFITNLLNHTNQITGIAYKDDPTIMMWELANEPRIANGFADWVDDIASHIKSIAPQHLVSIGMESSFNFNSSGDDYQTLKSLNANPNIDAVSAHIYPTWWNMTDAQTVNNFELLAQLGRELNKPTYIGEFSWPANVIRPVGQEDSAAYTTGTIEAGLAKRTQVFTDWYAVAWNNKDAIGGMLSWQLSGLEWGNGSTGGQWGSGPYGEYSGGWSANNDGFQFYCVINDNEYNITGLGAPGNNVEGNTIHLNLHKPVCDLIKQYSADYRALFE from the coding sequence ATGTTCAAGACAAAACTCAGTACGCTTACTACTTCTGTGGTAGCGCTGGCGTTGCTTGGAACCACACACGCCAAAGCCGGAGAGGTTTATCCTACTTCGGTTCAATATGATTTAAACACTCAGCAAGATATCCAAGTTGATCTGATCCCTGATCCTGGAACAGGCTTTTGGTATCTAAAAGACGTCAACAGTTATTCCAACTATCAAGGTGTACTCACCATCAACAGCGATTTTTTACAAACGCTAAGTGCAGGTGAGCATGACTTTGAAGTGTACTTTAGTGATGGTAGCTATGATGTATTAACTGTCGCTGTTAGTGATGGCTCTAATAATAGCGGAGGCAATGGCAACACGGGTAATGATACTGGAGACACAGGTTCAGGGCAGGACTCAGGTTCTGATTCTGGTAATAGCGGCTCTGACAATACGGGTACAGATGCTTCGAATACATCACTTGTATTAACTATCGATCAAGCTAACCTATCAGACGGTGCCAATCTAGCCAGTGATCACATCAATTTGAACAAGGGTTTAGCGCAGTGGAGCTACAATGCCCCGACGTCTGGTCAATATCAAATCGATGTTATTTATCAGTCGCCTTATGGTAGTAAGGTTAATAACTTTTATGTAAATGATAACGTGCAGAGTGTGACGACAGCTCAAACTAGCAGTGATGCCAGCTATCGTTTTACATTGGAGTTAGCTGCAGGAAATAACACTATAGGCGTGGATGCTCGTAATCAATGGGGATATATCTGGCTGCGTGGCGTCAATATTATTGCTCCGGCAGATAGTGACAGTAGCACAGGTGATAACGGCACTGGTGACAACGGTACCGGTGGTGATAATTCAAATTATCCAGGCAGCTATGTTACTGATAGCACGAAAGACAACTTTGCAGATTTCGCTGACACCATCCCTAGTGTCGCCAGCAATCAATACATAGTTCAAACCGATCAAACTCAGGTGTTCGGTGATTATGGTGATCTATACGATGGTGCTTTGTTTGACAAAGGTTTGGGCCAAGACGTTGGTATCGCGTGGGCAGGATGGAACCCATATCACTACGAAGCTAATAAAGCGACCAAGATGGCGGTGATTGATGAATACAATATCAAGCGCGTGTCTTTCATTCCGACCTATTTTATCAGCACATATGCAGAGGGTATTCGTTGTCATGACGATAACAATACGTTAAGTGCTGCCAAACAAGCCTCTTTAATAAAAGAATTAATCGATAAAGGCGTACGCGTTAACTATCGTCCACATATCGATCCTATCCAATTCTCTTGGTTGGGAGCTAACGGAAATGAAAATCCTGGTTCATTAAATTGGCGCGGTTTGTTTGATCAACTTGATCCTATGGCCGATGACTATAAATGCGTAATTGATAAAGGCTTAGCAATTATCGAAGATGTTTTAAACCAAGTGAACCTGCCTTTAGCCGAACCAATTCGATATGACATTGGTGCTGAGTTAATGGAGTCTACTAAAAACTATCCGGCACGTTGGGTCGAGTTATTAGCCTATGTTAGGGCGCAAGTTGCAGCCAATCCGACATTAGCCAACAACGTATTTTTTAGTCACAACTTTAGTCATCATATTCAATACTTGATGGAGCTTGAAAATCACCCTGAGTACTTCTCAAGAATTGTTTCAGGTTCCAGCTTTCAACAGTATCAACACTTGTTGTTTTTGGATGATATGACGGATCAGCAACGTGCAGATATTGCCAACTACATTAAGGCGTTGGATACGGTTACTGTGTCGCAATATATGCCAATGGATATCTTAAATCCGGTTACGGACAACAATTCAACGAGCATACCGACTACCCCAAGCGATGTAAAAGATGCCTTGCAGATCCATGAACAAAACTTTTTGCAAAAAGTGTTGATGGGCAAATTGGGTATTGCTAAAGATGATCTGCCGCCATTCCATTTAGGTGAATATGGTATGGGTGTTAAAGGCTTAGTGACACCTAATGTTTGGGATAGAGATGAAGTCACCGCTGCAGAATTGGTTAGCTACGAAGCTCATCAAAAACATGCCGAAGTTGCGATTAAGGGCTTACTTGAATATATGCAAGATCCTAATACTGTTGCTAAATCATTAATGATTTGGGTCAGCGGTGCGCCTTATGATGTGATTGGTTTTTATAATGGCGATGGTGTTGGATTAGATGTTGGTGACGCCGAGCATGGTTATCCGGGACAATCTCCGTTTAATGTTGAGGCCGCTGCAGCATTAAAAGATTACTGGACAGCTAATTCAAATAATCCTCAGGATCCAATAGATCCAATAGATCCAATAGATCCAACCGATCCGACAGATCCAACCGATCCAGTTGACCCTAACGATCCTGTGATCCCGCCACTATCCACCACAACTTTAACAATTGCTGATGCCGTTGATTCTAGCGTTACTGTGCAACCCGTTACGATTGAAGCTGACTATATTCAAATTGAAAATAGCCAAGTAGGTTCTTCTGCAGGTTGGGACTTTACCGTTGAAACCGCAGGACAGTATCGCATTACTTTAAATGTCGAAAACGTTAATGGTGATAATCGGGTTAACCAAGCTTTTCTTAATGGCACGGTTAAAGACTTTACTGTTTCTTCAACAGCACAAATAGTTTTTGATGCTGAGTTAGAAGCCGGTTCGCATAGCACTGGGATCCGAGTTGCCAATACCAGTACACATTGGGGATATGTTCAGCTTAAATCCGCTACGGTCGAGCATTTAGGCAGTTTATCGATTAGTTCACCCACTTCAGGTGCGCAATTACCAAGTGGGCAAGATATTGTTGTGCATTTTGATAAGTTAGGTAATGGTGATATCACCTACAGCATAAACAGTGGTGCACAGCAAACTTATAGTGGTGCTAGTCCATTGGTTATCCCTGTTACCAATGAAGGTTTTTATCGTATTAGTTTAGGTTTACAAGGTACGAGTACAACGCAAAGTATTGGAGTTACCGTGGGTGAACTCACCACGGGTTCATTTGTTACCACCAATGGCACCCAATTTATGTTGGATGGTAAACCTTGGTACTTTAATGGCACTAATCAGTACTATCTGATGTACAAGCCAGAACCTATGGCGCAAGACTTCTTTAATCGAGCCGAGGCGGTTGGTTTAAATGCGGTTCGCACTTGGATGTTTTGTAATGACGAGAAAACCCATGACGGGGTTTGTATTAATCTGCAATCCGGCAATAGTTTTGTATTGAGCAAAGCGCCTAGTGAGCGAACGGCTGCTGAGCAAGCCTTTATTGATCGCAGCTTTGAGTTGTTCGATAACTATGTGGCGTTAGCGGCTGAGAAGAATATTCGCTTGGTGCTGAGCTTAGCGGACGAGTGGGACTATTTCGGCCGAATTACCGATTACGGGCCCTATACCGATATGACAGGGCGCGCCCAGTTTAAAGCCTTTATCACTAACTTACTTAATCACACCAATCAAATTACTGGTATCGCCTATAAAGATGACCCGACCATTATGATGTGGGAATTAGCTAACGAACCGCGGATTGCCAATGGTTTTGCTGATTGGGTAGATGATATTGCAAGTCATATTAAATCAATTGCACCACAACATTTGGTATCGATTGGTATGGAGTCTTCGTTCAACTTTAATAGTTCAGGCGACGATTACCAAACCCTTAAATCACTTAATGCCAATCCTAATATTGATGCTGTTAGTGCGCATATCTATCCCACTTGGTGGAATATGACAGATGCACAAACCGTTAATAATTTTGAACTGTTGGCGCAGCTAGGTCGCGAATTAAACAAACCTACCTATATTGGAGAATTTAGCTGGCCAGCCAATGTAATTCGACCTGTTGGTCAGGAAGACAGCGCGGCTTATACCACGGGCACTATTGAAGCGGGTTTGGCTAAACGTACTCAAGTGTTTACCGATTGGTATGCGGTTGCTTGGAATAACAAAGACGCAATCGGCGGTATGTTGAGCTGGCAACTTAGCGGCCTTGAATGGGGCAATGGCAGTACTGGCGGCCAGTGGGGTTCAGGCCCTTATGGTGAATATTCAGGCGGTTGGTCGGCTAACAATGATGGGTTCCAATTCTACTGTGTCATCAACGATAACGAATACAACATTACTGGCTTAGGTGCGCCAGGAAATAATGTTGAAGGCAATACCATTCACTTAAATCTGCATAAGCCCGTATGTGATCTGATCAAACAATACTCAGCGGATTACCGCGCATTGTTTGAATAA